The Girardinichthys multiradiatus isolate DD_20200921_A chromosome Y, DD_fGirMul_XY1, whole genome shotgun sequence genome has a window encoding:
- the LOC124864613 gene encoding parvalbumin, thymic CPV3-like: MSISSILSADGIDSAIKDCQAPESFCPKKFFQLCGLSKKSPQDVKKVFGILDKDASGFIEEKELKFFLQRFCPGARVLTDKETKNFLSVADDDSDGRIGAEEFQAMVLS; encoded by the exons ATGTCGATCTCATCTATCCTTTCTGCTGATGGCATCGACAGCGCCATCAAGGACTGCCAAG CTCCGGAGTCCTTCTGCCCAAAGAAGTTCTTCCAGTTGTGTGGTCTCAGCAAGAAAAGCCCTCAGGATGTGAAGAAGGTTTTTGGGATCCTGGACAAAGATGCCAGTGGGTTTATTGAGGAAAAAGAGCTGAA GTTTTTCCTCCAGAGGTTCTGCCCTGGGGCTCGGGTCCTGACGGACAAGGAGACCAAGAACTTCCTGAGTGTTGCTGATGATGATAGCGATGGGCGAATTGGAGCGGAAG aGTTCCAGGCTATGGTCTTGTCCTAA